The region TGTAAATAAAGTTCCGTTTCGCGCATTTCTGGTCGGCATTACACAGTCAAACATATCAACTCCTCGCTCTACGTTTTCTACCAAGTCTTCAGGCGTTCCAACTCCCATTAGATAACGCGGGCGATTTGCGTCTATATAAGGCATAACTCCCTCAACCGTATCATACATCTGCTCGTTGCTCTCTCCTACGCTTAAGCCGCCTATCGCAAGTCCGTCAAATTCCATCTCGCAAAGAGCTTGGGCGCAAAATTTACGCGCTTCATAGTCCGTCCCGCCTTGGATGATACCAAATATATTTTGCGTTAGTCCTGCACCGCCAGATTGTTTGAATTTGTGATAATCAATCGCCTCTTTAGCCCAATTTATCGTCCTTCTTATACTAAGCTCAACGCGTTTAGGCTCTGCCGGCAGAGCGATAAGATCATCAAGTATCATCATGATGTCTGAGTTTAAATCATACTGCGTATCAAGCACGCTTTTTGGCGTAAAATAGTGAGAGCTGCCGTCTATGTGGCTTTTAAAGTGGATTCCGTGTTCATCTGGCTTTGAAATTTTACTAAGAGAAAACGCCTGAAAGCCGCCGCTATCGGTTAAAAAAGAGCGGTTAAATTTGCTAAATCCATGCAATCCGCCAAATTCTTTTACGACCTTGCTCGTAGGGCGTAGATATAGGTGATATGTGTTTCCTAAAATGATCTTGGCGTCTAAAATTTCCATCATATCTTTTGCGTCTAAACTCTTAACGGCGCCAACCGTTCCTACAGGCATAAAAACAGGGGTTTGTATGGTCGAATGAGCGGTGGTTAAAGTGCCTGCGCGTGCGTTGCCGTCCGTTTTATCTATACTAAAAGTCATTTTGCTATAATGTCCTTTTTAAATTTTGGAGTTGTTATGAAAAATATTTTGATAATTGCAGATGGAATTGTAGCAAAACATTTCTTAGAAAGATTGTTTGTAACCAAGAACAGTTCGCATCATTACAGTATCATAACCCACAAAGAGGGCATCGTGCCTAGCGGGCTTAAGATAGAAAATTTTTCATTTTATAACTTTGATCCAACCAGCCTTGATAGACTAAAACGCGCAGCTGACGGGTATTTTAGCCAGTTTTTGATAGTGCTTGAGGATAAATTTGAAGCTCTTAGCGTTTATAGAAATTTACGCCAAATAAGCAAAAAAACCGACATGCTTATCTTTGATACGTGGGGGCTTAATGACGATAATGAAATAAGCCAAGATAAGCATTTGACGCTACTTGACGGACGAAATATAATGACAATTAGGCTCATGGACTATCTTCCGGACATGCCAGTGATAGCCGATAATATAGGTCTTGGCGAAGGCGAGATAATGGAGGTCAAAGTTCCCGTGGGAAGCTCTTTCATGTATCGCCACATAGGCTCCGTGCAGCAGAAAAAATGGCGTATCGCTATGGTTTATCGCGGATCAAATTTCATGATAGCGCGTCCAAATTTGATGATCTTGCCAAACGATACCTTGCTGATAGTAGGCGAACCAAGCGTACTTTTAAGCGTATTTAAAAGCATAAAGCGTGAAAAAGGGCAGTTTCCTAGTCCATTTGGGTTAAATTTATATACGCTTTTGGATATGAAACATATGAGCCAAGGCGAGTGCATGAGGCTGATTGACGAAAGTATAGCGCTAAATGAGCGTCTAAATAATCGTCGCTTGTATATAAAAGTGATAAATCCGACTATGAATCCTGTCTACGAGAGGCTAAAAGAGCTTGAAGATAGCTCCATAATCATATCTTTTGATTATTTCTCATGCTCGGCTAGTGTGATAAAATCTGATATTTTGGCATTTGATATAGGGCTTGTGATAACCGATAATAAATTTTTCAAAGCCAACAAAAAGCTTTTGTTTGATATCAAAAAGCCTGTTATGAAGATAGGAGTCGGGAATTTAAGCCAACTTAAAAAGGGTGTTATCTTAAGCGGAAGCGAGGATATGGAGAGCCACTCTTCGGTGATACTTGATTGTTGCTCGCAACTTGATGTGGATATAACGCTATATTACTTTGATACTATGAATTCAAACGATGATCAAAGTATCGTCGAGCACTTTGAAAATTTGTCTAAAATTTTCGGCAAAAAAGTTGAAATCATAAACGATAAAAGCGAAAATCCGCTCGTAAAACTTTCAGATGAAAAAAATCTGCTTCAGTTTATATCTTTTTCTAAAAAGATGAGCAGGAGGGATATTTTTGCTATTTTTTCAAACGATATGAACAGGCTTTATGGTAAATTAAGCGACAATATTCAAATTTTTATACCGATAAACTAGGAAATTTAGATAAAATAGAGTTAATAAAATATTAAGGCAAGGCGTGAAAATCGATATAAATTTACAAGACGAATCAAGAAACTACACTGTTTTTATAAATGAGCTAAGAGAGCTTAAATTTGATACCAAAGTAGCCGTTATAACTAATCCGAAAGTCGCAGGATTGCACCTTAATAGCTTGCTTGAAAATTTAGAATGTAAAGAAAAATTTATAATAAGCGTGCCGGATGGCGAGGAATATAAAAACCTAAGCACTATAGAGCAAATTTTAGAAGAGCTTTTTACCAGCAAGCTTGATAGAAGTAGCGTTATCATAGCTTTTGGCGGCGGCGTGATAAGCGATATGGCGGGATTTGTGGCAAGTGTTTATCAAAGAGGGATTAAGTTTATAAATATACCTACCACGCTTCTAGCTCAAGTTGATGCAAGCGTAGGCGGAAAAACGGGAGTCAATAATAAATTCGGCAAAAACTTAATCGGCTCGTTTTATCAACCGCGAGCCGTTTATTGCGAGAGTAAATTTCTAAAAACGCTTCCAAAACGCGAATTTGCAGCAGGAGTAGCCGAAGCTATAAAGATGGCTGTGATGTTTGATAAAGATATGTTTGAGTGGCTTGAGGGCGCAAATTTGCAAGATGAAGCGAATTTACAGCAGCTTATATATAAAAGCGTGCTTTTAAAGGCTAAGGCCGTTGAGGCCGATGAGCTTGAAAAGGGCGTAAGAGCGGTGCTAAACTACGGACACACTTTTGCTCACGTGATAGAAAACGAGACTGAGTATAAGAAATTTTTACACGGTGAAGCCGTAGCCATCGGGATGAATATGGCTAACGTACTAGCCGTTAAACTAGGGCTTTTAAGCTCGGAAGAAAAAAACAGAGTTGAAAATTTGCTCCTTAAATTTAACCTTCCGACAAGATATAGCGTAGCTAACGCACACAGCTTTTATGAGGCGTTTTTCTTTGACAAGAAAAGCGAAAATTCAGCTATCAAATTTATCTTGCCAAAAGGAATTGGCGGATACGAGATAAGAAAAGATATCAACAAGGATATCGTAATGGAAATTTTAAGCGAGTTCAGATGAAAAAGTTGCTTGTGTCTTTGGTTTTTTGCTTGTTTGCTTTTGGCGCAAATGAAGTGGCGCAGGATTATAACTCCACTAAAGAGGCCGCTTTGCTTGATTTAAGAACCGCACTTACTTCTATCGACGAGCAGTTATCGGGCAACATCTGGATAACTAGATACTCAAACTATAATACCTTTCAAAAACTCACAGCCGAGCTTACAGAGGTTGAAGCTAATTTAAAAAAAGTGCCTAAATCAAACAGCGAAAAGATGCTTGAACTACAAAAAAAGCAAAACACACTAAGAGAGCAGATAGAGCTTTTAAAAGAATTTGAAAAAGCGCCATTTTCGAGTATGATCACGGCTCCGGAGATAGAAAATTTACAAAAGATCACAAATCCTGTGGCTGTTATCTCGGGATTTTCTTACATAAAGCAGCTTAGAAGCGAAAAGGACGAGTATAAAGAGCGCTTAACTGGACTTGATAAGATCATAACCGAACTTAATAAAAAAGAGGAAATTTTATCAAATATCGTAAGACTGAACGATGATGAAAAATTTAAGAGCGATCTTATAGAACTTAGGCAAGAGATAGTTGAATTTAACGCTGCTAGAGATATAGCTCAAACCACTTACAGCGTCTATGAAAAAAGAGTTAGCGAGGCTATGGATAGAGCAAGCGAGGATATAAAGGCTCAGGCTGTAAAAGCTCTTAATATTGCAATTTTATTAGTTATTATCATAGTTCTTTCGTTTTTATTTAAATTTATCACTAAAAAGACCATAGCCGATAACGAGCGCTTATATACGGCGAACAAATTTATAAATTTGGTAAATATCACTCTTGTTATAGTTATCTTGCTTTTTGCCTATATCGAAAACGTAACTTATCTAGTTACCGTGCTTGGTTTTGCCTCGGCGGGTATTGCTATTGCTATGAAAGATATGTTTATGAGCATGCTTGGCTGGACGGTTATCGTTTTTGGCGGTAGTTTTCATGTAGGAGATCGTATCAAGGTGCGAAAAGGCGGTGAAAATTTCGTAGGCGACATCATAGATATCTCGCTTTTAAGGATGACGATTTATGAAGATGTAACTCTAAATACTTATATGTTTAATCGCCGTGCGGGTCGTATCATCTTCGTGCCAAACAACTATATATTTACCGATCTTATAGCAAATTTTTCACACCAAGGCATGAAGACGGTTTGGGACGGTATAGATATCACGCTTAGCTTTGACTCAAACCATAAAAAAGCGATGTATATCATGAAAAATATCGTGCGCAAATACTCCAAAGGCTACACCGATATCGCTAAAAAGCAGATGAGCAAGCTGAGAAATCAATACAGTATTAAAAATCCAAACGTAGAGCCTAGAATTTTTTCTCTGATCGAGCCTCACGGTATGAAAATTTCTGTTTGGTATATGACAAATTCCTTTGCTACGTTAACTCTTAGAAGCACGATAAGTGCCGAGATCATCGAAAGTTTTGCCGCGGAAGACGATATCGTGATAGCATATCCTACTCAGACTCTTTATATGGATAAGCGTGTGCAGGCGGCAGAGAAAAAACCGATAGAAAATAGCGAAGAAGTAAGTTTATGAGAGAGAAAATTTACTTTAAAACCTTTGGATGTCGCACAAATATCTACGATACCGAGCTTATGAAAAGCTACATAAAAGATTATGATATCACAAACAACGAAAATGAAGCCGATATCGTAGTGATAAACTCATGCACCGTTACAAACAGTGCAGATAGCGGCACTAGAA is a window of Campylobacter sp. CCUG 57310 DNA encoding:
- a CDS encoding COG3400 family protein, with product MKNILIIADGIVAKHFLERLFVTKNSSHHYSIITHKEGIVPSGLKIENFSFYNFDPTSLDRLKRAADGYFSQFLIVLEDKFEALSVYRNLRQISKKTDMLIFDTWGLNDDNEISQDKHLTLLDGRNIMTIRLMDYLPDMPVIADNIGLGEGEIMEVKVPVGSSFMYRHIGSVQQKKWRIAMVYRGSNFMIARPNLMILPNDTLLIVGEPSVLLSVFKSIKREKGQFPSPFGLNLYTLLDMKHMSQGECMRLIDESIALNERLNNRRLYIKVINPTMNPVYERLKELEDSSIIISFDYFSCSASVIKSDILAFDIGLVITDNKFFKANKKLLFDIKKPVMKIGVGNLSQLKKGVILSGSEDMESHSSVILDCCSQLDVDITLYYFDTMNSNDDQSIVEHFENLSKIFGKKVEIINDKSENPLVKLSDEKNLLQFISFSKKMSRRDIFAIFSNDMNRLYGKLSDNIQIFIPIN
- the tgt gene encoding tRNA guanosine(34) transglycosylase Tgt encodes the protein MTFSIDKTDGNARAGTLTTAHSTIQTPVFMPVGTVGAVKSLDAKDMMEILDAKIILGNTYHLYLRPTSKVVKEFGGLHGFSKFNRSFLTDSGGFQAFSLSKISKPDEHGIHFKSHIDGSSHYFTPKSVLDTQYDLNSDIMMILDDLIALPAEPKRVELSIRRTINWAKEAIDYHKFKQSGGAGLTQNIFGIIQGGTDYEARKFCAQALCEMEFDGLAIGGLSVGESNEQMYDTVEGVMPYIDANRPRYLMGVGTPEDLVENVERGVDMFDCVMPTRNARNGTLFTSFGKINIKSAKFINDHAPIDPECSCYTCQNYSRGYLNHLYKARELTFFRLASLHNLHYYLNLMKQMREAILQSKFSEFKRNFYNKRN
- the aroB gene encoding 3-dehydroquinate synthase; translation: MKIDINLQDESRNYTVFINELRELKFDTKVAVITNPKVAGLHLNSLLENLECKEKFIISVPDGEEYKNLSTIEQILEELFTSKLDRSSVIIAFGGGVISDMAGFVASVYQRGIKFINIPTTLLAQVDASVGGKTGVNNKFGKNLIGSFYQPRAVYCESKFLKTLPKREFAAGVAEAIKMAVMFDKDMFEWLEGANLQDEANLQQLIYKSVLLKAKAVEADELEKGVRAVLNYGHTFAHVIENETEYKKFLHGEAVAIGMNMANVLAVKLGLLSSEEKNRVENLLLKFNLPTRYSVANAHSFYEAFFFDKKSENSAIKFILPKGIGGYEIRKDINKDIVMEILSEFR
- a CDS encoding mechanosensitive ion channel domain-containing protein, encoding MKKLLVSLVFCLFAFGANEVAQDYNSTKEAALLDLRTALTSIDEQLSGNIWITRYSNYNTFQKLTAELTEVEANLKKVPKSNSEKMLELQKKQNTLREQIELLKEFEKAPFSSMITAPEIENLQKITNPVAVISGFSYIKQLRSEKDEYKERLTGLDKIITELNKKEEILSNIVRLNDDEKFKSDLIELRQEIVEFNAARDIAQTTYSVYEKRVSEAMDRASEDIKAQAVKALNIAILLVIIIVLSFLFKFITKKTIADNERLYTANKFINLVNITLVIVILLFAYIENVTYLVTVLGFASAGIAIAMKDMFMSMLGWTVIVFGGSFHVGDRIKVRKGGENFVGDIIDISLLRMTIYEDVTLNTYMFNRRAGRIIFVPNNYIFTDLIANFSHQGMKTVWDGIDITLSFDSNHKKAMYIMKNIVRKYSKGYTDIAKKQMSKLRNQYSIKNPNVEPRIFSLIEPHGMKISVWYMTNSFATLTLRSTISAEIIESFAAEDDIVIAYPTQTLYMDKRVQAAEKKPIENSEEVSL